In the genome of Thermovirga sp., the window CCGGTCTTCGAGTGGCGGGATGTTTTCGGTGAGGACCATGGGATTTAGCCTCAGGACGGAAGTCGGAGGCGTCAACCTCGAAACGCCGGTAATAGTAGCTTCAGGGGTCTGGCCCATGGATCCAGGCCTTTGGCCCGAGGGTTTCCTCGAGGGGGTTGGCGCGATATGCAGCAAGGGTTTGACCCTTGCCTCCAGGCCGGGCAACCCGGGCTGCAGGATCATGGAAACCTATTCGGGGGTTTTAAACAGCATTGGCCTCCAGAATTCCGGAGTGGAATCCTTCCTCGCCGAAGAACTACCCGCTCTCGGAGATACGGGCAAACCCATCATAGTGAATATCGCCTTCGAAACCCTGGAGGACCTTGTCAATGCCCTTGCTGAACTTAAAGCGGCCACCGCAAGCATAACTGCCTTGGAATTGAACGTATCTTGCCCCAACGTCTCGAGGGGAGGAATGACCTGGGGAATTCAGAGCGATACCCTGGAGAGCGCGATCACCGTCGCCCGGGAGGCCTGGGATGGCGTCCTCTGGGTAAAATTGTCCCCCCAGGTTCCCTCGGTAGCCCAATTCGCCAGGATATGCCAAGCGTGCGGGGCCGAGGCAGT includes:
- a CDS encoding dihydroorotate dehydrogenase, producing MGFSLRTEVGGVNLETPVIVASGVWPMDPGLWPEGFLEGVGAICSKGLTLASRPGNPGCRIMETYSGVLNSIGLQNSGVESFLAEELPALGDTGKPIIVNIAFETLEDLVNALAELKAATASITALELNVSCPNVSRGGMTWGIQSDTLESAITVAREAWDGVLWVKLSPQVPSVAQFARICQACGAEAVVVGNTWLGMAIDNEKERPFFENVFAGLSGPAVFPLALRAVWEAAEAVDIPVIGCGGVSRPQDALSMILAGAAAVEVGTALFVNSLLPASTCRMLEQHLLRRDLSSVRELVGRARNKMKTDGVDHC